The Acidimicrobiia bacterium nucleotide sequence GCTCGCTCTCCTCTCCCGTGAGGGCGGCCTCGGCAGCTGCGTCGAGGTCGGCACGGTCCTCCTCGGCGATCTCGGTGCCGTCCGTCTCGATCGTCTGCACCGCTTCGGCGTCGGCCTCCGAGGGCTCGGCCACGACCTCGACGCCCTTCCACTCCGGGATCCGTCCCTTCAGGGTTCCGAGCGGGTCGGTGTTGGTCAGCCACAGCAACGACAGGAGCACCATGAAGCCCGACAGCCCACCGGCTGCCACGAGGAATCCCAGGCGCGCTCCGAGGTTGGTGCCGAGAAGCAGGTAGACGGACCCGCAGAAGAGCCCGACCGCGCACGCAAGGACGAGTACACCCTTGAGAGTGGGATTCCACAGGGTACGCTCGCCGATCTCTTCGGACGCCGTGATGAGGAGTGCTGTCATCGGGGGCTCCTAGAGGTCGCGCTCGTACTCGACGATGGCGTCGATCTGCTCTTCGGTCAGCATCTGACCGAAACCGGGCATGCGGCCGGTCCCGATGCCCGCGACACCGTAGGGCACCTGGTAGGTGGAGCCGCTGAAGATGAAGGCCGAGTGATCGGCAGCGTTGGGGAACTGGCGGACCTCGGAGCCGTCGCGCAGGTTGGGGCCGAAGGCGCCACCGCCCTGCGGGCCGGGAAGGGGTGCAGCGTCGGGATCGAGCGGGTTGTAGTAGGACCAGCCGTCGGTGTGGCAACGGGCGCAGTTGAGCTGGAAGAGCAGCTCGCCGTCGGAGGCCTCCTCCACACTGGCGGCCCACGCCTCGGCGTTCTCGAGCTGGCGCCTCGCCGACTCGAGCGCCAGCTCCGACGCCTCGACGGCCTCGGGGCTGTCGGCGGCGGTCAGCTGCGCCGCCGCCTCCTCGACGGCGACCTCGGCGTCGGTGACGGCCTTCTGCGGCACGCTCTGGATCTCACCCAACTGGTTGATGGCGTTGGTGACGGCGTCGGTCGCCTCGGCTGTCTGATCCTCCGTGGCGGTGTCGGGCAACGCCGCACGCTTCGCGCGGGCCTCCTCCACGGCGGCCTCGCGGTCGGCCAGCTCGGCGGGGTCTGCGGTTCCCCGGAGGTTGTCGAACTCGGTGGTGGCGCGATCCATCGCCTCGTCGGGCTCGAGCTGGATCGACTCGATGTAGTTGAGGAGGTCTTCGATGGCCTGGTCGTTCTTGGCGCCGGTCGAGGTGACGTCGCCGTAGCTGGTGCCCCAGGCCGGCATCGGCGTTCCCGGGCGGCCGAACACGATGATCTGCTTGATCTGGTCGCGACCCGTGCGGTTGTCGGGGCTCTGGTCGGGATACCGCAGGAACACGGTGTCGAGAGGCGGTGCGCTCCACGCGACCTGCGAGGGACGGCACTCGGGTTGGGTGTCGAAATCGATTTCGCCGCCTTCAGGTGGCTCGCAGGCCGGATCCGAGGGAACGACCACTGTCGTGGCGCTTCCGCCGCTGCCGTCGCCTCCGTGGCAGTTGGCACACGCCAACGACAGTGCCGCGTCGAAGTTCTCCCCGCCTTCGGCGGCGAACAGCACCGCGCCCCGCTCGATCGACCGTTCGTCGAACCCCGTCTCCGCCGCGCTCTGGCGGGCGGGCTCACGCAACCAGTAGACCGGCAGGGCGATGGCGATCACCGCCGAACACAGCAACGCCCATCCCAGGACCCGTTCGAGGCGACTGGTCTCGAGGGTGTCGTCGTCGTAGTTGGGTGTGAGGTTCGGCGGCTTGGACTTCGTGCGGAACCGCGCGCGGAAGAGCCAGATCGTCAACCCGATGATGACCAGGACGTTGAGGATGATCACCAGGGAACGGAACGACGTCGGGTCGTCGAAGACCTCGGTGATGACGTTGTCGGCCAGGAACATGTGGGAGGAGACCTCGCTCAGACGCAGTTGGGGCCTTCCTGGCCCTGCTCGGTCGTGTCGGTGCCGATCGGCGGCCCCTGCACGACGATTCCGGTGTTGACGGTGACGTCGCTGCCGGCGAATTCGATCGGGAACCGGTCCAGGCCCCGGGGAGCGGGACCACCCTTCTTCTCACCGACCTTGTTGTACTTCGACCCGTGGCAGGGGCACTCGAACCATTGCGAGGTCTCGCACCACGGGACCCGGCAGCCGAGGTGGGGACACTTCTGCCAGAGTGCCACCAGCCCGGCCTCCATGCCCGGCAGCAGCACGGGGTCGTAGACCTGCTTCGCCGCCGGGAGGGCGTCGGCAGGGTACGGGTTGAGGTACGTGCGTGCCTCGGGGTTGTAGACGGGCGCCTTCGTGTCGTTGATCTCCCCGAGGATGTCGTCGAGCTTGCCGACTCGGATCTTCGCACCGAAGCCACCGGCGCTGGAGGGCCAGAGGAACCCGATGAGTGCCGCGCCGAACGCTCCGGTGGCGAGGCCGACGAGCGTGAGCGTTCCCCGGTTGAAGAACTGACGGCGGGTGACCCCGAGCTGCTCCTCGTCGACGGGCTCCCAGGTCGCCACGGTGCCGGCTGTCTTCGTGGCGAGTGCACCACCGGCCGACTGGCGGGCCTCCTCGGCACGGGCCCGCGCCTTCTCCGACACGGCGACGGTCGAGGTGGTTCTCCCTTCCGAGTCGTCGGCAGCCGACTTGTCGGCGCGCACCGTCTCGCGGCTCAGGCTGCCCGTGGAGGAGCGACGCGACCCGCCGAGCAGGAACACGGTGGCGGCCGCGATCAGTAGGAACGCGCCGATCAGTATCGGCAGGAGTGTGGAGAGCTCGATGGCGAGGGTCATGGCTACAGCTCGAAGAAGATCGGGTTGTCCCAGGGGAACAGGAAGTTGAAGCCCGTGCCCCGGAAGAACGAGCCGATGATGACGAGCACGGCCCAGAACATCAGGAACAGGGTGAACAACGAGATGGCGAACTTGCGGTCCTCGGGCTTGTTGGACGGGTTCTTGTCGATGTAGGGCGCCAGGATCAACAGGAACAGCCCCATACCCGGGATCGTGACGCCCGCCACCATCGGCTGGAACATCGTGAGCAGCTCCTGGAGGCCCAGGAAGTACCACGGCGCCTTCGACGGGTTGGGCGTGGCGTTGAAGTCGGCGAGACCGAGCAGCGGCGCCCGCACCACGGCCGAGAAGATCAGGACCAGCGCGGTCAGCAACAACAGGGCGGCGAACTCGATCACGAGCAGGTGCGGCCAGGTGTGGACCTTGTCGACGGCCTCGGCGCGGGTCTGCTGGATCGAGCCCGACTTGACGACCGTGAGGAGACGCTGCGTGTGACCACCCGGGCCGGTGACCGTGGGGGCCGGCGCGGCGGTGGCCGTGGCGGCTCCCGCACCCGCGGCGGCCGGCGCGGCGGCACCCCCGCCACCTCCGGCACCGGCAGCGGCGTCGGGGTCCTCGCCTTTCAGGACGGCGCGACGGCGCCGGGAGCGCGCGAGCAGGTGCGCCGGCACGCCCGACTTCTCGGCGGCCTCCTCCGACTCGGACGACGCACCACCACCGCCCGTGGGAGCGGCGGCGGGCGCGTCGGGCTCCGGAGCGGCATCGCCCGCGTCGGTGTCGGAGGCCTCGGCGCTCGCGTCGTCGGGCACGTCGGAGTCGTCGTCATCGGTGGGCAGCCCGAGCGACTTGCGTCGCTCCTGGCTGCGCTTGAGCAGATGTTCGGGAATGTCTGTCATCTAGAGCACCGGTTACAGGGGCCCGGAGATTCCGCCGTCCTTACGGACGCGCCAGAAGTGGACCGCCATGAAGATCACGATCACGAACGGTAAGAGAAGCACGTGCAGGACGTACCACCGCAGCAAGGTATCGGAGCCGATCTCCTGTGACCCGAGCAGCACGAATCGGACCTCGTTCCCGAAGACGGGCGTGAAGCCCATCATGTTCGTGCCCACGGTGACCGCCCAGAGAGCCAGCTGGTCCCACGGGAGCAGGTAGCCGGTGAACGAGAGCAGCAGCGTGAGCATCAGCAGCACGACGCCGATCACCCAGTTGAACTCGCGCGGGGCCTTGTAGGCGCCGTGGTAGAAGACGCGGCTCATGTGCAGGAACACCGACAGCACCATGAGGTGCGCCGCCCACCGGTGCATGTTGCGCACGAGCGAACCGAAGGTGACGGCGGTCTCCAACGTCTGGATGTCGTTCCACGCCTGGACCTCGGTCGGCCGGTAGAAGAACATCAGGAAGATGCCGGTGACGGTGAGCAACATGAACAGGAAGAACGACAGCCCACCCAGGCAGAGCGTGTAGGACACCTTCACGGCGTGCCGCTTCACCTTCACCGGGTGGAGGTGGTACAGCACGTTGTTCATGATCACGTAGGAGCGGTTGCGGGGGCTGTCGGTGTAGCCCTTGCGGTAGATCGACCCGGGCCGGAAGATCGACGTCCACGCCTGGGACTCCCCGATCCTGCCGGGGAGCTCCCTGGCCTTCTCGAGGACCTTGCCCGGGCCCTTGCCGTTTCCGCTTCCGTTGCCGTTCGCCACGTGAGTGTCCTTCGTCCTAGAACCGCAGGCCGTAGCTGTAGCCGTGGCGGTTGGTGCGCGTGTGAGGGTCGCCGTCGGCGATGTCGGGGTTGAGCTTCCCGAGGATGATGACGCCGGTCGGGCACCGGTCGACGCACAGGGCGCAGCGGGTGCAGACGTCCTCGTCGACGATGAACGCCACGTGGTCGCGGGGGTCCTCGCCGGGCTGCTCGGTGTTGGTCGCGCCGGCGATGGCATCGACCTTCAGCATGTGGATGCACTTCCACGGGCAGATGTCGACACATCCCTCGCAGAGGATGCACTCGGCCTGGTCGATGTGGAGGAACTGCTTGGGCTTGACCGACTCCGTGAGGTAGCTCGGGTCGACCTCGGCCAACTCGTAGTCGGTGACGAAGTCGGGCATGGGCGGGTTGGCTTCGGTGCGTGCCATGTCAGGCCTTCTTCGCGACGGGTCGTCCGAACGCCGAGGTCGCGGAGGCGCCCTCCTCCCCCTCGCCGGCGTCGGCAGCCGCCTCCTCCGCCGTGGGGCGCTTCTGCCACATGACGAACATGGCCACGTTGGCAGTGAGGAAGAAGAGGTAGATGCCCACCACGACGAGGTCGCGCGCGACGTTCTTCGTGACGGTGATGGGGTAGGTCTCGATCAGGACGTTCGCCTCGTCCCAGCGGAGGTAGGCGTTGGCGAAGATGATCCACTCGCTCGGCACCACGCCGTAGGCGAGGAGGAACATGGCGAACACGACCACCGCCAGCGCCATGTTCTGCGCCCAGGTCGTGGGCTTGTCGGAGCGGGGGACCATGAGGATGTAGGCCGTGAACAGGGCCA carries:
- a CDS encoding menaquinol-cytochrome c reductase cytochrome b subunit; translated protein: MTDIPEHLLKRSQERRKSLGLPTDDDDSDVPDDASAEASDTDAGDAAPEPDAPAAAPTGGGGASSESEEAAEKSGVPAHLLARSRRRRAVLKGEDPDAAAGAGGGGGAAAPAAAGAGAATATAAPAPTVTGPGGHTQRLLTVVKSGSIQQTRAEAVDKVHTWPHLLVIEFAALLLLTALVLIFSAVVRAPLLGLADFNATPNPSKAPWYFLGLQELLTMFQPMVAGVTIPGMGLFLLILAPYIDKNPSNKPEDRKFAISLFTLFLMFWAVLVIIGSFFRGTGFNFLFPWDNPIFFEL
- a CDS encoding ubiquinol-cytochrome c reductase iron-sulfur subunit, which codes for MTLAIELSTLLPILIGAFLLIAAATVFLLGGSRRSSTGSLSRETVRADKSAADDSEGRTTSTVAVSEKARARAEEARQSAGGALATKTAGTVATWEPVDEEQLGVTRRQFFNRGTLTLVGLATGAFGAALIGFLWPSSAGGFGAKIRVGKLDDILGEINDTKAPVYNPEARTYLNPYPADALPAAKQVYDPVLLPGMEAGLVALWQKCPHLGCRVPWCETSQWFECPCHGSKYNKVGEKKGGPAPRGLDRFPIEFAGSDVTVNTGIVVQGPPIGTDTTEQGQEGPNCV
- a CDS encoding cytochrome c, whose amino-acid sequence is MFLADNVITEVFDDPTSFRSLVIILNVLVIIGLTIWLFRARFRTKSKPPNLTPNYDDDTLETSRLERVLGWALLCSAVIAIALPVYWLREPARQSAAETGFDERSIERGAVLFAAEGGENFDAALSLACANCHGGDGSGGSATTVVVPSDPACEPPEGGEIDFDTQPECRPSQVAWSAPPLDTVFLRYPDQSPDNRTGRDQIKQIIVFGRPGTPMPAWGTSYGDVTSTGAKNDQAIEDLLNYIESIQLEPDEAMDRATTEFDNLRGTADPAELADREAAVEEARAKRAALPDTATEDQTAEATDAVTNAINQLGEIQSVPQKAVTDAEVAVEEAAAQLTAADSPEAVEASELALESARRQLENAEAWAASVEEASDGELLFQLNCARCHTDGWSYYNPLDPDAAPLPGPQGGGAFGPNLRDGSEVRQFPNAADHSAFIFSGSTYQVPYGVAGIGTGRMPGFGQMLTEEQIDAIVEYERDL
- a CDS encoding 4Fe-4S binding protein, yielding MARTEANPPMPDFVTDYELAEVDPSYLTESVKPKQFLHIDQAECILCEGCVDICPWKCIHMLKVDAIAGATNTEQPGEDPRDHVAFIVDEDVCTRCALCVDRCPTGVIILGKLNPDIADGDPHTRTNRHGYSYGLRF
- the extP gene encoding selenite/tellurite reduction operon b-type cytochrome ExtP; amino-acid sequence: MGESQAWTSIFRPGSIYRKGYTDSPRNRSYVIMNNVLYHLHPVKVKRHAVKVSYTLCLGGLSFFLFMLLTVTGIFLMFFYRPTEVQAWNDIQTLETAVTFGSLVRNMHRWAAHLMVLSVFLHMSRVFYHGAYKAPREFNWVIGVVLLMLTLLLSFTGYLLPWDQLALWAVTVGTNMMGFTPVFGNEVRFVLLGSQEIGSDTLLRWYVLHVLLLPFVIVIFMAVHFWRVRKDGGISGPL